ggattacaggtgtgtaccaccatgcccagcttggaaCATCTCCATGGTTTGAGTGGAACTATCTTTTCAATTGtcctttttttcaaaatggaTGCTGTATAAAACATCCTTGCAGGGCAAAGCCTTCAGTTGGGTCCCAAGATACAAAAGAGGCAAATAGCACTTATTCCACCAAGCCACTTGGGAATGCAATCAAAGGTGAGTGGTCTGTGACAGGTGTTCTTGGCATCTGTCTGCAGGGTTCCCATTCCTAGCCCACCTGGCCTGGGTCCTATTTGGGGATGCTCACTGTCTCTGGAATAGCATCTGGCCAGCTGCCAGGGCTACTATGTGTGACCACCAACAGGAAAAGCTATCTCAGCATGACTGCTCTGCCCTTCCTGGCTGAACAGTGTGGCTGGCTGGAAGAACTGAAGACTTTCCCTAACAACATAGTAGCTTATCACCTTGGGGTCCCAACACTTAGAATGTAGTCCAGACAGAGGCACTAGGCTTGAGAAGGTCAAGCCAGCAGGGTAGAAACAGGAAACTGCCAGGGTTTACAAAAAACTGTTTATTGCTGCAACTTCCACTGGAAGCTGTCAACAAATCCCATGACAGCCAAGGGCCAGGTGTGGATCTAGATTGGCTGGATGCAGGTGCCTCTCCCTTGATCCATATAACCTGTGGCTGGGGTCCCTGTCCAGTCAAGGACAGACTGTCTGCCAAACTGGCTAAAACCCAACAGGAAGAAATGGTACTTCTGAAGATCACTTCTACCTCCCCAAATCCCATGTCCTagataaaaagggaaaatgtcaCCAAGTACGCCTTCAAAATAAAGCCTGCCCTGGTCCCTTATGTCTCACTAGGACTAGGGGGTGGAGGGCACTATGGCTCTGCAGCAAGCTAGAACCCCAGCACCAAGGAGGCACTGGTCTCTTGCTCAGTGTTCCAGTGACCTCCCAAGGGTGCCCTTGGCCTGCACTGCAGAACGACTGTGTTAGAGAAGCCAGCCTGAGGGACCATTGGGTTTCTGTATTTGATCCTACTAGACCTGGCAGAGCCCCAGCAGCTATGGCCTCACAGACTCTTCTGGAAGACTCGGTGCAGGCTCTGAGCCAGGACATCTGTCTCCTCATAGCCCTCACAGCTCTGCTGCCAGCTCTCTGGCACCTGATCCATCCCATAATAAGCACCAGCAATGGCCCCAGCCATGGTGGCGATGGTGTCTGTGTCCCCACCAAGTGAGATGGAATAGATGAGAGTCCTCTGGAGGCTATTGAAGGTGGAAGGGATCTCGGGATCGGGCTCCATGCAGCGAAGGAAGCAGTAGATAGCGGTGGGCACAGATTCGAAGGCAGCGATGCCATTCCCTGTGGGAAAGTCGGATCACTGGAACTTGACTTGCCCCTGACACCAGGCTTCCTGCCATTTGCCAAGAGCCAACATTCTCAGCTTTGTGCAGGGCTGTGATTAAGATCACAGGCTCTAGAGTTAGCTCCCTGATGCACTCTTCCTGCGTCCACCAGGATGGCTGGGGGCTGGGAATGGCACCAGATTGCTAAGAGTCCCACTCTTGGCCTTGATGCCTCAGTGTGGAGTGAATAAAGTTAGTTATTATCTCCCAGGACTGTGGAGAGGACGAAGTAAGGCCACATCTGTTAAGTATTCTGCATATGCCCAGGACACAGAAAGGTGCTAGGTAAATTAACATATGTTATCACATCAGCTGTAGAAACTGGCAACCAGCTCCTCCTTCTGGGCCACTGAGGGGCTCCGGCTGTCACAGCAGCCCAGGGCACACCTCCATGCTCCCCTCCCTGCCCTGAGTCCAAGACTAGCCCTGAAGGACTGTGGGGAACAGATCAGTCGGGTCCACCCACCTAGCTCAGACACCACTTCCTCTCGGCTCACTGAGTCCTGGTCCAGCAGCTCTCCAATCTTCTTCAGTCGGCTGGAGTATGGACGTTCCTCCATACCCAACCTGGGGGTTTGGGAGAGATTTCAGGGAAGTCAGAGCCAGCAGGTGGAGATGGGCAGGGGAAGGGCCTCATGTGAGACAGAACAGGGAAGCATCAGGCTCCTACCCAGGCACAGGTGCCCTGACAGGAGTGGGATAGGGCTGGGTGTGAACAGATCACTTTGTTCTCTGGGGGACCCTGAGAGCCCTGAAACCCAGCCAAGGCAAAGGGGTTTGCACCCACCCTAAGGTCAGCAAAGAAAGAAGGCAGCTTTCATTTTCTGGTGATGCCAGATgctccccacccctaccccccTGCCCTGCAAACTTAGGCCACCCTCAGCCCTGCCTCCAGCCCATACTCACTCCCTGGCATCCAGTACTGACTGGGCATCCCCCTCCAGCTCCTCCATGTGGCCCAGAAGCTGCTCCAGGAAGTGCTCACTAGAGGACTCACCCTGCAGAGCCAGGTACACGGCCAGGGCCTGCAGGATGGCACCATTGTAACCCAGGGAGGATGCGTGGGTCAGCTGGGCTGAGAGCCGGGCAAACTGGAGAGAGGAGGAGCTGCTGTCAGGACACGACTGCAGATGAGGTGGTGGAGCCCAGTAGTCAACCCGCCCAATACCTTCTGCACATCCTGGATGCTGCTGTAGGCCAGGGGGATGCCTGCCACCCGCATGGCACCCCCATTGCCATAGGAGCCCTTTCCGTTGAACTGGGCCCGGGCAGGCTCATAGACATCGTGGCACTTGGGACTCAGGAGTTTCTTGAAGACGGTGATGACTCCTGCCCCATAACCTCTGTCAGGGTCCTTCTTGTACTCCTGGGCAAAcctagggaggagaaggaaggcagAACGGGGTTTCAAAGATGCTTCTCAGGGCTGAGAAAAAAGGGTGGGCTCAGGCTGGAGAGGTGGCCCTGGAGACCTAATGCTAGCAGTGCCACCATTAGCTGGGAAAAGGGTCCTGTGGAGG
The sequence above is a segment of the Castor canadensis chromosome 7, mCasCan1.hap1v2, whole genome shotgun sequence genome. Coding sequences within it:
- the Adprs gene encoding ADP-ribosylhydrolase ARH3 isoform X1 produces the protein MAAAAAAAAMTAAGGGGAGAARSLSRFRGCLAGALLGDCVGAIYEAHDTVSLTSVLSHVQSLEPDPGTPGSARTEALYYTDDTAMARALVQSLLAKEAFDEVDMAHRFAQEYKKDPDRGYGAGVITVFKKLLSPKCHDVYEPARAQFNGKGSYGNGGAMRVAGIPLAYSSIQDVQKFARLSAQLTHASSLGYNGAILQALAVYLALQGESSSEHFLEQLLGHMEELEGDAQSVLDARELGMEERPYSSRLKKIGELLDQDSVSREEVVSELGNGIAAFESVPTAIYCFLRCMEPDPEIPSTFNSLQRTLIYSISLGGDTDTIATMAGAIAGAYYGMDQVPESWQQSCEGYEETDVLAQSLHRVFQKSL
- the Adprs gene encoding ADP-ribosylhydrolase ARH3 isoform X2, with translation MSALRSGGRCDASWRACRRVRKEALYYTDDTAMARALVQSLLAKEAFDEVDMAHRFAQEYKKDPDRGYGAGVITVFKKLLSPKCHDVYEPARAQFNGKGSYGNGGAMRVAGIPLAYSSIQDVQKFARLSAQLTHASSLGYNGAILQALAVYLALQGESSSEHFLEQLLGHMEELEGDAQSVLDARELGMEERPYSSRLKKIGELLDQDSVSREEVVSELGNGIAAFESVPTAIYCFLRCMEPDPEIPSTFNSLQRTLIYSISLGGDTDTIATMAGAIAGAYYGMDQVPESWQQSCEGYEETDVLAQSLHRVFQKSL